The genomic window TGGTGGTGGCGGAAACCCGCCAGCAGGCCCGCGACGCGGCCGAACACATCCATGTGGAGTACGAGGTGCTGCCCGCCTCCGTCACCATGACGCAGGCCCAGGCGCCCGGCGCGCCGGCCGTGCATGACGACAACCCGTCCAACCTCTGCTACGACTGGCACATCGGCGACAAGGGCGCGACCGACGCGGCCTTCGCCGCCGCCGCCCACACCGTGGTCTTCGAGACCACCAACAACCGCCTCGTCCCCAACGCCATGGAGCCGCGCGCGGCCATCGGCGACTATGACACCACCACGGGCGAGCACACCCTCTACACCACCAGCCAGAACCCGCACGTGATCCGCCTGCTGATGGGCGCCTTCGTGCTGCAAATTCCGGAGAGCAAGCTGCGCGTGGTGGCGCCCGATGTGGGGGGCGGCTTCGGCTCCAAGATCTACCACTACGCCGAGGAGGCCATCGTCACCTGGGCGGCGGCGAAGCTGGGGCGGCCGGTGAAGTGGACGGCGGATCGGTCGGAATCCTTCATGTCCGACGCCCATGGCCGCGACCACATCAGCCGCGCCGAACTGGCCCTCGACAAGGACGGAAAATTCCTGGGGCTGCGCGTCCACACCCAGGCGAACATGGGCGCCTATCTCTCCACCTTCGCGCCCTGTGTGCCGACCTATCTCTACGCCACGCTGCTGGCCGGGGTGTATTCGACGCCCGCGATCTATGCCGAGGTGAAGGCCGTCTTCACCAATACCGTGCCGGTGGACGCCTATCGCGGCGCGGGCCGGCCGGAGGCCACCTATCTGCTGGAGCGCCTGGTGGATGTGGCGGCCAAGCAGTGCGGCTTCGACAAGGTGGAGCTGCGCCGGCGCAACTTCATCCCGACCGACGCCTTCCCCTACCAGACGCCCGTCGCACTCCAGTATGACAGCGGCGACTATTTCTCCACGCTGAACCAGGCGCTGGAGACGGCGGGCTGGGCCAGCTTCGAGCAGCGCCGGGCGGAAGCGAAGTCGCGCGGCAAGCTGCGCGGCATCGGCATCTCGACCTATCTCGAGGCCTGCGGCATCGCGCCCTCGGCGGTGGTGGGCAGCCTCGGCGCGCGGGCGGGCCTCTATGAGGTCGGCACCATCCGCGTCCACCCCACCGGTTCCGTCACCGTGCTGACCGGCACGCACAGCCATGGCCAGGGCCATGAGACGACCTTCGCGCAGCTCATCGCGGACAAGCTCGGCGTCTCCATCGCCAATGTGGACATCGTCCATGGCGACACGGCCAAGATCCCCTTCGGCATGGGCACCTATGGCAGCCGCAGCCTCGCCGTGGGGGGCAGCGCGATGGACAAGGCGATGGACAAGATCATCGCCAAGGGCAAGCGCATCGCGGCCCATCTGATGGAAGCCTCGGTCGAGGATGTGGAGTTCGAACGCGGCACCTTCCGCGTGGCCGGCACCGACAAGACCAAGAGCCTGACGGATATCAGCCTCGCCGCCTATGTGCCCCACAACTACCCGATTGATGAGATCGAGCCGGGGCTGGAGGAGACCGCCTTCTACGACCCCAAGAACTTCACCTATCCCGGCGGCTGCCACATCGCGGAGGTGGAGATCGAGGTCGAGACGGGCGAGGTCCGCATGGTGAACTTCACCGCGGTGGATGATGTCGGCCGCGTCATCAACCCCATGATCGTGGAGGGCCAGGTGCAGGGCGGCGTCGCCCAGGGCATCGGCCAGGCGCTGCTGGAGGGCTGCGTCTATGACAGCCACGGCCAGCTGCTCTCGGCCTCCATGATGGACTACACCATGCCGCGCGCCGATGACCTGGCCCCGGTCAGCGTCGCCACCCACACCACCCTCTGCACCCACAACCCGCTGGGGGTGAAGGGCTGCGGCGAGGTGGGGGCCATCGGCTCGCCGCCCGCCGTCATCAACGCGGTGGTGGACGCGCTGCGCGACTACGACATTTCCCATGTCGAGATGCCCGCGACACAGGAAAAGATCTGGTCCATCATCCACGGCAAGCGCTGACGTCTCAGGAGCCCCCGATGTACGATTTCGCCTATCACAAGCCCTCTTCCGTGGCCGATGCCGTGAAGCTCCTGGCTTCGGACCCGGATGCCAAGGCCGTCTCCGGCGGGCACACCCTGCTGCCCGCGCTGAAGCACCGGCTGAACAAGCCTTCCTCGCTGGTGGACCTCTCGGGCATCGCGGAGATGCGCGGCGTCCGGCGCGAGGGGAACGCGCTCATCATCGGCGCGCTGACTCGCCACCATGAGGTGGCGAACAGCGCCGAGGTGAAGTCCGCCATCCCGGCCCTGGCCTACATGGCCCAGCACATCGGCGACCAGCAGGTGCGCAACCGCGGCACGCTGGGTGGTTCCGTCTCCAACAACGACCCGGCGGCGGATTATCCGGCGGCGGTGCTGGGGCTGGGCGCCACCGTCCACACCAGCAAGCGCAAGATCGCGGCGGACGATTTCTTCCTGGGGATGTTCACCACCGCCCTCGAACATGACGAGATCCTGGTGGCGGTCGAATTCCCCATCCCGGAGAAGGCGGGCTACGCCAAGATGCGCAACCCGGCCAGCCGCTACGTCATGGCCGGTGCCTTCGTCTCCAAGGGGCCGATGGGCGTGCGCGTGGCCATCAATGGCGCGGCCGCCTGCGTCTTCCGGCAGTCGGAGATGGAGGCGGCGCTTTCGTCCAACTGGTCCGCCGATGCGGTGGCGGGCGTGAAGCAGTCCGCCGAGGACCTGAACAGCGACATCCATGGCAGCGCCGAGTATCGCGCGCACCTGGTCACGGTGATGGCGAAGCGGGCGGTCGCCGCCGCGGGCTGAGGCAATCCTCCGCGAAGGGCCGCGCTCCGCACGGGGCGCGGCCCTTTTGCTTTTCGCGCGCCGGGGGCAAGGTGCGCGCCATGGAACTGGACAACCCCTCCGTCATCGCCGAGGCCCGCGCCGTCTTCGATCGCTACGAGGACGCGCTGATGAACAACCGCACCGAGATCCTGAACGAGATCTTCTGGGCCGATCCGCGCACGGTGCGCTTCGGCATCACGGAAATCCTCTACGGGATCGAGGCCATCCGGGGCTTCCGCGCCTCGGTGAAGGCCTATGCGCAGCGCGTGCAGCGGCGCGTCCACATCACCAGCTTCGGCCAGGACTTCGCCTGCACCCACCTCGAATATGAGCGCGTGGGCACGGGGCTGATCGGCCGCGAGACCAAGATCATGGTGCGCCTGCCGGAGCTCGGCTGGCGGGTGGTGTCGGCCCATGTCTCGCTGCTGGCGGGACAAGATCCCGGGCGGGCGTGATGACCACCACCCAGGTCGCCATCATCGGCGGCGGCATCATGGGCGCCTGCGCGGCGCTGGCCGCCCAGCGCGAGGGCTTCGCCGTCACCCTCATCGAGCCCGGCACCCCCGGCGGCGAACAGGCCGCCAGCTACGGCAATGGCTGCTGGCTCAGCCCCGCCAGCGTGGTGCCGCCCGCCTTGCCGGGGCTGTGGCGCAAGGTGCCGAAATTCCTCATGGACCCGCTGGGGCCGCTGGCCATCCGCTGGTCCTACTTCCCGCGCGTGGCGCCCTGGCTGACGCGCTACCTCGCCTCGGGCTGGACCGAGGCGAAGGTGATGCGCACGGGCCATGCCCTCCGCGCCCTGGTCCGCGGCGCCCCCGAGCTGCACGCCGCTCTGGCCGAGGAGGCGGGCGTCGGCCACCTCATCGAACGGCGCGGCCTGCTCTACATCTACCCCTCCCGCGCGGATTTCGAGGCGGAGGCCCTGGCCTGGCGCGTCCGCGCCGAGACGGGCGTGAAGTGGCTGGAACTCTCCGAGGACGAACTCCGCCAGCGCGAGCCCGAGCTCGACCGCCGCTACCGCTTCGGCGTGCTCGTGGAGGAGGGCGGGCATTGCCGCGACCCCGGCGCCTATGTGGCCGCGCTGGTGGCGCTCGCCGAACGCCAGGGCGCCCGCCGCGTCCAGGCCCGCGCCACGGGCTTCCGCATCGAGGGCGGGCGGCTGCGCGCCGTCACCACCGACCAGGGCGAGGTCCCCGCCGACCGCGCCATCATCTGCGCCGGCGCCCATTCCAAGGCGCTCGCCCGCGCCGCCGGCGACAACCTGCCGCTGGAGAGCGAGCGCGGCTACCACGCCATGGTCGAGGCGCCCGAGGCCGGCCCCCGCACCCCCATGATGCCCTCCGATGGCAAGATGAGCGTGACGATGACCGATCGCGGCCTGCGCTGCGCGGGCCAGGTCGAGATCGCCGGAATCGAGGCCGCGCCCAACTGGAAGCGCGCCGAAATCCTGCGCGACCACCTGCTGCGCAGCTTCCCTGGCCTCCCGCGCGACCTGCCGGCCGAACGCGTGCGGTTCTGGATGGGCCACCGCCCCTCCATGCCCGATGGGTTGCCCGTGATCGGCCCCGCCCGCGCCTGTCCGGACATCCTCCATGGCTTCGGCCATGGCCATGTGGGGCTGGTGGCGGCCCCGCGCTCGGCGGAAATCCTGGCCGCGATGCTGGCCGGACGCCCCTCGGCGCCGGACGCCACCCCCTACGCGCCCGCGCGTTTTCCTTGACGCTTTTCCCGTGCATTGCGTCGCGGACAATGCCATTGTGACGACGGCGGCCTGGCATCCCGTTCGGCCGTGACGTGTTTATGGGTTGAAGAGCAACGTGTCTGACGATTATTCGCCTGATGGCGGCGAGGGCGGCCTGATCGAGGCCAAGGTGAAGTGGTATAACGGGCGGAAGGGCTTCGGCTTCGTGCTCGGCCCTGATGGGCAGGACGTGTTCTTCCACGCCTCGGCCCTGACCGATGCCAATGTGGACCAACCCGACACCGACGACATCCTGGTGTGCGAGATCGGCTCCGACCGGCAGGGCCGGCGGCTGGTGACCCGCATCACCGAGCTGAAGCGCGGCCCCGGCGGCGGCGCTGGCGGCGGCGCCCCCCGCGGCGGCTTCGGCGACCGCCCCCCCCGGCGCGATTTCGGCGATCGTCCCCCCGGCGTGACTTCGGCGGCCCCGGTGGCGGCTTTGGCGGCGGCGGTGGCTTCGGTGACCGTCCCCCCCGGCGCGATTTCGGCGCCCCCGGCGGCTTCGGCGATCGTCCCCCCCGGCGTGAATTCGGCGGCGGCGGCGGTGGTTTCGGCGGAGGCGGTGGCGGCTTCGGCGGCCCGCGCGGCGGCGGCTTTGGCGGCGGCGGTGGTGGCTTCGGTGGCGGCGGCGACCGTGGCCCCCGGCGCAACTTCGACGAGGGCA from Roseococcus microcysteis includes these protein-coding regions:
- a CDS encoding AtzH-like domain-containing protein, which produces MELDNPSVIAEARAVFDRYEDALMNNRTEILNEIFWADPRTVRFGITEILYGIEAIRGFRASVKAYAQRVQRRVHITSFGQDFACTHLEYERVGTGLIGRETKIMVRLPELGWRVVSAHVSLLAGQDPGRA
- a CDS encoding NAD(P)/FAD-dependent oxidoreductase; this encodes MTTTQVAIIGGGIMGACAALAAQREGFAVTLIEPGTPGGEQAASYGNGCWLSPASVVPPALPGLWRKVPKFLMDPLGPLAIRWSYFPRVAPWLTRYLASGWTEAKVMRTGHALRALVRGAPELHAALAEEAGVGHLIERRGLLYIYPSRADFEAEALAWRVRAETGVKWLELSEDELRQREPELDRRYRFGVLVEEGGHCRDPGAYVAALVALAERQGARRVQARATGFRIEGGRLRAVTTDQGEVPADRAIICAGAHSKALARAAGDNLPLESERGYHAMVEAPEAGPRTPMMPSDGKMSVTMTDRGLRCAGQVEIAGIEAAPNWKRAEILRDHLLRSFPGLPRDLPAERVRFWMGHRPSMPDGLPVIGPARACPDILHGFGHGHVGLVAAPRSAEILAAMLAGRPSAPDATPYAPARFP
- a CDS encoding FAD binding domain-containing protein; its protein translation is MYDFAYHKPSSVADAVKLLASDPDAKAVSGGHTLLPALKHRLNKPSSLVDLSGIAEMRGVRREGNALIIGALTRHHEVANSAEVKSAIPALAYMAQHIGDQQVRNRGTLGGSVSNNDPAADYPAAVLGLGATVHTSKRKIAADDFFLGMFTTALEHDEILVAVEFPIPEKAGYAKMRNPASRYVMAGAFVSKGPMGVRVAINGAAACVFRQSEMEAALSSNWSADAVAGVKQSAEDLNSDIHGSAEYRAHLVTVMAKRAVAAAG
- a CDS encoding cold shock domain-containing protein; amino-acid sequence: MSDDYSPDGGEGGLIEAKVKWYNGRKGFGFVLGPDGQDVFFHASALTDANVDQPDTDDILVCEIGSDRQGRRLVTRITELKRGPGGGAGGGAPRGGFGDRPPRRDFGDRPPGVTSAAPVAALAAAVASVTVPPGAISAPPAASAIVPPGVNSAAAAVVSAEAVAASAARAAAALAAAVVASVAAATVAPGATSTRAAAPSIR
- a CDS encoding xanthine dehydrogenase family protein molybdopterin-binding subunit — encoded protein: MNVVTPFEGIGASVRRKEDLRFLSGRGQYTDDINRPGQAHAYILRSPHAHARIKGVDTAAAAAMPGVAAIYTSADLAAIGGIPCGWQIHNKDGTPMAEPKHPVLAEGKVRHVGDPVAVVVAETRQQARDAAEHIHVEYEVLPASVTMTQAQAPGAPAVHDDNPSNLCYDWHIGDKGATDAAFAAAAHTVVFETTNNRLVPNAMEPRAAIGDYDTTTGEHTLYTTSQNPHVIRLLMGAFVLQIPESKLRVVAPDVGGGFGSKIYHYAEEAIVTWAAAKLGRPVKWTADRSESFMSDAHGRDHISRAELALDKDGKFLGLRVHTQANMGAYLSTFAPCVPTYLYATLLAGVYSTPAIYAEVKAVFTNTVPVDAYRGAGRPEATYLLERLVDVAAKQCGFDKVELRRRNFIPTDAFPYQTPVALQYDSGDYFSTLNQALETAGWASFEQRRAEAKSRGKLRGIGISTYLEACGIAPSAVVGSLGARAGLYEVGTIRVHPTGSVTVLTGTHSHGQGHETTFAQLIADKLGVSIANVDIVHGDTAKIPFGMGTYGSRSLAVGGSAMDKAMDKIIAKGKRIAAHLMEASVEDVEFERGTFRVAGTDKTKSLTDISLAAYVPHNYPIDEIEPGLEETAFYDPKNFTYPGGCHIAEVEIEVETGEVRMVNFTAVDDVGRVINPMIVEGQVQGGVAQGIGQALLEGCVYDSHGQLLSASMMDYTMPRADDLAPVSVATHTTLCTHNPLGVKGCGEVGAIGSPPAVINAVVDALRDYDISHVEMPATQEKIWSIIHGKR